One region of Acaryochloris thomasi RCC1774 genomic DNA includes:
- the trpC gene encoding indole-3-glycerol phosphate synthase TrpC, giving the protein MEIRRRPPAATVAVAGLGYQVKVPEGEPSNILEKIVWHKETEVDRMREAQPLLELKKQVAIASPPLDFIGSLRQGKTQPALIAEVKKASPSKGVLREDFDPVAIATAYEAAGASCLSVLTDEKFFQGSFDYLQQTRQAVQIPLLCKEFILSPYQIYLARAKGADAVLLIAAVLTDQDLTYFLKIVKSLGMAALVEVHDLTELDRVLALPIDLVGINNRDLETFTVDLQVTCDLAAARKEKLETALIVSESGLHTSADIKRVAQAGAKAVLIGESLIKQEAPVTNESEHMCQRISSLFPS; this is encoded by the coding sequence ATGGAAATTCGTCGTCGTCCCCCCGCTGCCACTGTTGCCGTTGCTGGCTTAGGCTATCAGGTTAAAGTGCCAGAAGGTGAACCCAGCAATATTCTAGAAAAGATTGTTTGGCACAAGGAAACTGAGGTCGATCGGATGCGGGAAGCGCAGCCGCTGCTAGAGCTGAAGAAGCAGGTTGCGATCGCATCTCCCCCTCTAGACTTCATCGGCAGCCTCAGGCAGGGAAAGACGCAGCCAGCGTTAATTGCAGAGGTGAAAAAAGCGTCACCTAGTAAGGGCGTCTTGCGGGAGGACTTTGATCCGGTTGCGATCGCAACCGCCTACGAAGCCGCCGGAGCCTCCTGCCTCTCAGTGCTTACCGATGAAAAGTTCTTTCAAGGCAGCTTCGACTACCTACAGCAGACTCGTCAGGCCGTCCAGATTCCGCTTCTGTGCAAAGAATTTATCCTCTCGCCCTACCAGATCTATTTAGCGAGAGCCAAAGGAGCGGATGCGGTGCTGCTGATTGCGGCTGTGCTCACCGACCAGGACTTGACCTACTTTTTGAAAATCGTGAAATCGTTAGGTATGGCAGCTCTTGTCGAGGTTCATGATCTTACAGAACTCGATCGAGTCTTAGCACTACCCATTGATCTAGTGGGCATCAACAATCGCGATCTGGAGACCTTCACTGTGGATCTGCAGGTCACCTGCGATCTAGCTGCAGCGCGCAAGGAAAAATTAGAGACAGCGCTGATCGTGAGCGAATCGGGTCTCCATACCTCTGCTGACATCAAGCGCGTTGCCCAAGCCGGTGCCAAAGCTGTCCTCATTGGCGAATCACTGATCAAGCAAGAAGCCCCGGTTACCAACGAATCGGAGCACATGTGCCAGAGAATTTCTAGCCTGTTTCCCAGTTAG
- a CDS encoding class I SAM-dependent methyltransferase produces MSTQEIERQDQALFDQIALQYGQKDRTLSSSIARKGQLLSALQPLLKQTPSLGTVVDIGCGVGAPAQYLQGFYDHYIGVDQSSEMIRVAEVLNQPCNKTQFVASNIKAMTLPDHIADVVLVVGALHHMTDLEAVMGCLVKLAKPGAYLMVIEPQKANPLIQGMRWLRTKIDRGYSEDQIFFSEQELVDLLHQHNISIHDLTYRGFLSPPFAEVIIPPQFLSRHLSQWALTIDRWFDRYLPQPLHKLSFNICITGVFPQA; encoded by the coding sequence ATGTCAACCCAAGAAATTGAACGTCAGGATCAGGCATTATTTGATCAAATTGCCCTCCAGTATGGACAGAAAGATCGGACACTGTCCTCTTCCATTGCCCGCAAAGGACAACTGCTCTCAGCCTTGCAGCCGCTGCTCAAGCAAACGCCATCCCTCGGGACCGTGGTTGATATTGGTTGCGGGGTAGGTGCCCCGGCTCAGTATCTGCAGGGTTTCTATGACCACTACATCGGCGTTGATCAATCTTCAGAAATGATCCGGGTAGCTGAAGTTTTAAATCAGCCCTGTAACAAGACTCAGTTTGTCGCTTCCAATATCAAGGCGATGACGCTACCGGACCACATCGCTGATGTCGTGTTGGTCGTGGGGGCGCTGCACCACATGACTGATTTAGAGGCGGTTATGGGCTGCCTGGTCAAGCTGGCGAAGCCAGGGGCGTATCTGATGGTGATTGAACCCCAGAAAGCCAATCCTCTGATTCAAGGAATGCGATGGCTGCGGACTAAAATTGATCGAGGATATTCAGAAGACCAGATTTTCTTTTCTGAACAGGAGCTGGTGGATCTGCTGCACCAGCACAATATCTCGATTCACGATCTGACCTATCGGGGGTTTCTCTCGCCGCCCTTTGCCGAAGTGATCATTCCGCCCCAGTTTCTCAGCCGCCATTTGAGTCAGTGGGCACTCACTATCGATCGGTGGTTTGATCGATATCTGCCTCAACCGCTCCACAAGTTGAGCTTCAATATTTGCATTACTGGTGTTTTCCCTCAGGCGTAG
- the fabG gene encoding 3-oxoacyl-ACP reductase FabG, whose product MQTQHVLITGGTGGLGLGVTPQILMAGAEVTIPFINESEVNRLRERLSAAELARTHFVKADLMQESSVAELVMGMQRVDVLIHLVGGFAMGPTHEFSEQDWIQMLDLNLRTAFLLCKHSLKRMRQHGYGRIVTVGSQGAVQPGGQLAAYCAAKAGVVALTQSIADETRGTNITANVVLPSIIDTPSNREAMGTEQVDQWVKPESLGQVIGFLASEAAQDIRGAAVPVYGSL is encoded by the coding sequence ATGCAAACTCAACACGTATTGATAACCGGTGGAACGGGTGGCCTGGGTCTGGGGGTTACGCCGCAGATTTTAATGGCAGGCGCGGAGGTTACAATCCCCTTTATCAATGAATCAGAGGTGAATCGCCTGCGGGAGCGACTATCTGCGGCTGAGCTGGCCCGCACTCATTTTGTCAAAGCTGACCTGATGCAGGAATCTTCCGTGGCTGAGCTGGTGATGGGTATGCAGCGCGTCGATGTGTTGATTCATCTGGTGGGTGGGTTCGCCATGGGACCGACCCATGAATTTAGCGAACAGGATTGGATCCAAATGCTGGACCTCAATCTACGCACAGCATTTTTGTTGTGCAAGCATAGCCTCAAGCGGATGCGACAGCATGGTTATGGCCGCATCGTCACCGTCGGCTCTCAGGGGGCTGTGCAGCCGGGTGGACAGCTTGCAGCCTACTGTGCGGCGAAGGCCGGTGTAGTGGCCTTGACCCAGTCCATTGCTGACGAGACCAGGGGAACTAACATTACGGCCAACGTAGTGCTGCCCAGCATCATTGATACCCCCAGCAACCGGGAAGCGATGGGTACCGAGCAGGTGGATCAATGGGTCAAGCCTGAATCTTTGGGTCAGGTAATCGGCTTTCTAGCTTCTGAGGCGGCTCAAGATATCAGGGGGGCGGCAGTTCCCGTCTACGGCAGTCTCTAA
- a CDS encoding nucleotidyltransferase domain-containing protein, whose protein sequence is MSQTQSPVNLILPVGTQVVSRIEVKNAAGEALCPQGAVGVIVRSPTDNSHTYQIKLPNDTLISLKRLNFSIRKHFQREGLEPPQSALEELNLFDHVIYRCVIGSRAYGLDDSESDTDRRGIYLPPAQMHWSLYGIPEQIEHKEEQECYWELQKFLVLALKANPNILECLYSPLVETATPLAQELLSIREIFLSRLVYQTYNSYVLSQFKKMEQDLRTKGIIRWKHAMHLIRLLLSGITVLRDGFVPVRVEAYRDRLMAIKYEQLSWDEINQWRLSLHTEFDHTFAQTHLPERPDYEKANAFLVQARQSRVGEQ, encoded by the coding sequence ATGTCTCAAACACAGTCTCCTGTCAATCTAATTCTACCCGTGGGCACACAGGTCGTTAGCCGCATTGAAGTCAAAAATGCCGCAGGGGAAGCGCTGTGCCCACAGGGTGCGGTAGGGGTGATTGTGCGATCGCCTACAGATAATTCTCATACCTATCAAATCAAACTGCCAAACGATACACTCATCAGCCTGAAACGACTGAATTTCAGTATTCGAAAGCATTTTCAGCGGGAAGGTTTGGAACCGCCTCAGTCGGCATTGGAAGAGCTGAATCTTTTTGATCACGTTATCTATCGCTGCGTGATTGGCTCCAGAGCCTACGGCCTTGATGATTCTGAGTCTGATACAGATCGGCGCGGCATCTATTTACCTCCGGCCCAGATGCACTGGTCACTCTATGGCATCCCAGAACAAATTGAGCACAAAGAAGAACAGGAGTGTTATTGGGAACTACAGAAATTTCTGGTACTGGCACTGAAGGCCAATCCCAACATATTGGAGTGTTTGTACTCCCCCCTTGTGGAAACCGCAACGCCGTTAGCCCAAGAGCTGCTCAGTATTCGAGAGATTTTCCTTTCTCGGCTGGTGTACCAGACCTACAATAGCTATGTGCTTTCACAGTTCAAGAAAATGGAGCAAGATCTCCGCACAAAGGGAATCATTCGGTGGAAGCATGCGATGCACCTGATTCGACTTTTGCTCTCCGGCATTACGGTCTTGAGGGATGGGTTTGTGCCCGTTCGAGTGGAAGCCTATCGAGATCGCCTCATGGCGATTAAATACGAGCAACTATCCTGGGATGAGATCAATCAGTGGCGCTTGAGCCTGCATACAGAATTTGATCACACCTTTGCTCAGACCCATCTACCCGAGCGTCCTGACTATGAAAAGGCCAATGCCTTCTTGGTTCAGGCACGGCAAAGTCGAGTCGGCGAGCAATAG
- a CDS encoding MFS transporter: protein MATPGPQPPSSGFQSLMRNRGFVILWSGQIVSQLADKIFFVLLIALVVNYPNPPQFLENSMRSAVMIANTLPAVFVGSAAGIFVDRWSKKQILWTTTLGRGLLVLLIPLLPNQFYWLLLIAFSESILTQFFAPAEQAAIPILVKSHNLMSANALFTTTMMGSLVVGFAIGEPVLTWATTWGGINGRVYLVGGLYVLSAVVVGILPMRERKKDKELAMHPWQDLKSGFKYLRKNRLISNAMVQLTILYCVFAALSVLAIGLADRIGLKPEQFGFLLAATGIGLILGAGVLGQWGERFHHLPLPLVGFCSMGVVLTVFSFVHHVWVALLLSVLLGLGAALVGVPMQTLIQVQTPPDMRGKVFGFQNNVVNIALSLPLAIAGLLADAVGLRLVLTSMGIIVVIAGFWAWRNTRNVLQDVI from the coding sequence ATGGCGACTCCCGGCCCCCAGCCTCCGAGTAGCGGCTTCCAATCTCTGATGCGCAACCGAGGATTTGTGATTCTTTGGTCAGGGCAAATTGTGTCGCAGCTCGCCGACAAGATCTTTTTTGTGTTGCTGATTGCGCTAGTGGTGAATTACCCCAATCCACCCCAGTTTTTAGAAAACTCCATGCGCTCGGCGGTCATGATCGCCAATACGCTCCCTGCCGTCTTCGTGGGTTCTGCCGCCGGTATCTTTGTCGACCGCTGGTCCAAGAAACAGATCCTGTGGACGACGACCCTGGGGCGAGGACTGCTGGTCTTGCTGATCCCGTTACTACCAAATCAGTTCTACTGGCTGCTGCTCATCGCCTTTTCTGAGTCGATTTTGACGCAGTTCTTTGCGCCCGCAGAGCAGGCGGCTATTCCCATTTTGGTAAAGTCCCACAACCTCATGTCGGCCAATGCCCTGTTTACCACCACGATGATGGGGTCGTTAGTTGTGGGATTTGCGATCGGAGAGCCTGTTCTGACTTGGGCGACCACTTGGGGCGGAATCAATGGCCGTGTCTACCTAGTCGGAGGGCTATATGTACTCTCGGCAGTTGTTGTCGGTATTTTACCGATGCGGGAGCGAAAGAAAGACAAAGAGCTGGCTATGCACCCTTGGCAAGATTTGAAGTCAGGCTTCAAGTATCTGCGCAAAAATCGCTTGATTAGCAATGCAATGGTGCAGCTTACGATTCTCTACTGCGTGTTTGCCGCGCTGTCGGTGCTCGCCATTGGTCTCGCTGACCGAATTGGCCTGAAGCCGGAGCAGTTTGGCTTTTTACTTGCAGCGACCGGCATTGGCCTAATTTTAGGTGCTGGCGTTCTAGGGCAGTGGGGCGAACGCTTTCATCACCTGCCGCTACCGTTGGTGGGCTTTTGCAGTATGGGCGTCGTGCTAACCGTCTTTTCCTTTGTCCACCATGTATGGGTTGCCCTCTTGCTCAGCGTTTTGCTAGGACTGGGAGCGGCATTGGTGGGAGTGCCGATGCAGACCTTGATTCAGGTCCAAACTCCGCCAGACATGCGGGGGAAGGTGTTTGGCTTTCAAAATAATGTGGTCAATATTGCCCTGAGTTTACCCCTTGCGATCGCAGGTCTATTAGCAGATGCAGTGGGCCTCCGTCTTGTTCTCACCAGCATGGGCATCATTGTCGTGATTGCCGGTTTTTGGGCTTGGCGCAACACTCGCAATGTTTTGCAGGATGTTATTTAA
- the ilvB gene encoding biosynthetic-type acetolactate synthase large subunit — protein sequence MDGVPLVRATGAFALIDSLKRHGVKHIFGYPGGAVLPIYDELYLAEERGDIQHILVRHEQAAAHAADGYARATGQVGVCFGTSGPGATNLVTGIATAHLDSIPMVVITGQVPRPVIGSDAFQETDIFGITLPLVKHSYVVRDPSQMAQFVAEAFHIAGTGRPGPVLIDVPKDVGLEEFEYAPVEPGSVHLAGYRPTVKGNPRQVKQAIDLIQQSARPLLYAGGGAITSGAHTEIKELAERFQIPVTTTLMGKGAFDEAHPLAVGMLGMHGTAYANFAVSECDLLIAVGARFDDRVTGKLDQFASRAKVIHIDIDPAEVGKNRAPEVPIVGSVKPVLMELLQVARQSEAANGRTQDWLDRINRWRQTYPLQIPHPTEKLSPQEVIVELGRQAPDAFFTTDVGQHQMWAAQFLKNGPRRWISSAGLGTMGYGLPAAMGVKVAVADQQVICISGDASFQMNLQELATLAQYGINVKTVIVNNFWQGMVRQWQQAFFGERYSNSNMSRGMPDFVKLAEAFGVKGMLVRERGELGDAIATLLAHDGPVLLDAQVTRDENCYPMIAPGQSNGQMLGLPEQEKLEKAVELIYCSGCGAKNAASNHFCPECGAKL from the coding sequence ATGGATGGGGTTCCCCTCGTGCGTGCAACCGGAGCTTTTGCATTAATTGACAGCCTGAAGCGTCACGGCGTCAAACATATTTTTGGCTATCCTGGTGGCGCAGTTCTGCCCATTTACGATGAGCTATATCTGGCAGAAGAGCGCGGGGATATCCAACATATTCTGGTGCGTCACGAGCAGGCAGCAGCCCATGCGGCTGATGGTTATGCTCGAGCAACAGGACAAGTGGGCGTTTGTTTTGGCACCTCTGGTCCAGGGGCAACCAACCTAGTGACGGGCATTGCCACGGCCCACCTCGACTCCATCCCGATGGTGGTGATTACGGGACAGGTGCCCCGACCCGTGATCGGCAGTGATGCCTTTCAAGAAACCGATATTTTCGGGATTACGCTGCCGTTGGTGAAGCACTCCTACGTGGTGCGCGACCCGTCCCAGATGGCGCAGTTTGTCGCTGAAGCCTTCCATATTGCTGGAACTGGGCGTCCCGGCCCTGTCCTCATCGATGTTCCGAAAGATGTGGGCCTAGAAGAGTTCGAGTATGCCCCTGTCGAGCCGGGTTCGGTCCATCTAGCTGGGTATCGGCCTACCGTTAAAGGGAATCCTCGACAGGTCAAGCAGGCGATTGATCTGATTCAGCAGTCGGCAAGACCGCTCCTTTATGCCGGGGGTGGAGCGATTACATCCGGTGCCCATACCGAAATTAAAGAGCTAGCCGAGCGGTTTCAGATTCCGGTGACCACGACTTTGATGGGCAAGGGAGCCTTCGATGAAGCCCACCCGCTGGCGGTGGGAATGCTGGGAATGCACGGCACAGCCTACGCTAACTTTGCGGTCAGTGAGTGCGACCTGCTAATTGCTGTGGGTGCGAGATTTGATGATCGGGTAACCGGGAAGTTAGATCAGTTTGCCTCGCGGGCAAAGGTGATTCACATCGACATTGACCCGGCGGAGGTGGGCAAAAACCGCGCGCCTGAGGTGCCCATTGTCGGCAGCGTCAAGCCGGTGTTGATGGAGTTGCTGCAGGTTGCCAGACAATCAGAGGCAGCAAACGGACGCACTCAGGATTGGCTCGATCGCATCAACCGCTGGCGACAGACCTATCCCCTACAGATTCCTCATCCGACTGAGAAGCTCTCACCTCAAGAGGTGATTGTGGAGCTGGGACGTCAGGCACCTGACGCATTTTTCACCACTGATGTCGGACAGCATCAGATGTGGGCAGCACAGTTCCTTAAAAATGGTCCTCGGCGCTGGATTTCTAGCGCAGGTCTCGGAACAATGGGCTACGGCCTCCCTGCAGCAATGGGAGTAAAAGTGGCGGTGGCCGACCAGCAGGTGATTTGTATTAGCGGTGATGCCAGCTTCCAGATGAATTTGCAGGAGCTGGCAACGCTGGCCCAGTACGGCATCAATGTCAAGACGGTGATTGTCAATAATTTCTGGCAGGGAATGGTGCGCCAGTGGCAGCAGGCCTTTTTTGGCGAGCGCTATTCTAATTCCAATATGTCTCGGGGGATGCCCGATTTTGTGAAGCTAGCTGAGGCGTTTGGCGTCAAGGGTATGCTGGTGCGGGAAAGGGGAGAATTGGGGGATGCGATCGCAACCCTCTTAGCCCACGACGGTCCCGTCTTATTGGATGCTCAAGTTACCCGTGACGAGAACTGCTATCCCATGATTGCACCGGGTCAGAGCAACGGCCAGATGCTAGGGCTACCGGAACAGGAAAAGCTAGAGAAGGCAGTAGAGCTAATCTACTGCAGTGGATGCGGCGCTAAAAATGCTGCGAGCAATCATTTTTGTCCTGAATGTGGGGCCAAGCTATAA
- a CDS encoding adenylate kinase, giving the protein MQKVAVFGNAGGGKSRLSKKLADITGLPLYVLDKIKYQTGGAEVPEAEFQQFHQEILATERWIIDGFGSLDMLWERLDTADTLIYIDLPLPLHFWWVTKRLLTGFFSPPTGWPDKSPIWKSSLSSYRVLRLCHRLLTPRYRKYITETQNSKQVYHLQSARQVAQFLELAKTLI; this is encoded by the coding sequence ATGCAAAAAGTGGCTGTGTTTGGCAATGCAGGTGGAGGTAAGTCAAGACTCAGCAAAAAGCTGGCAGACATCACTGGCTTACCCCTTTATGTATTGGACAAGATTAAATACCAAACTGGGGGCGCTGAGGTGCCTGAGGCAGAGTTCCAGCAGTTTCACCAAGAGATTCTGGCAACTGAACGCTGGATTATTGATGGGTTTGGCTCGCTCGATATGCTCTGGGAACGTCTAGATACGGCAGATACGCTGATTTACATTGATCTACCGTTGCCGCTGCATTTCTGGTGGGTGACGAAGCGATTGCTCACGGGATTTTTTAGTCCCCCGACCGGTTGGCCGGACAAAAGCCCCATATGGAAGAGTTCGCTCAGTAGCTATCGCGTTTTGCGGCTATGCCATCGGCTGCTGACGCCAAGATATCGAAAGTATATTACCGAGACTCAAAATTCTAAACAGGTCTATCACCTTCAATCAGCTCGGCAGGTTGCACAGTTTCTAGAGTTGGCAAAAACTTTGATATGA
- a CDS encoding glycosyltransferase has translation MRKLYFLLPGTTGKFACGGLFAELNALALAQQVCSAEVVTYRQREPKTPFLDDVLQAPDDVIFVLSWGFDVPKLAKRLKAHHTLYHAHSSGYGFRLPASVPIITVSRNTMGYWGQWAPHSLIYYLPNQISDRFCNLEQPRDIDVLVQARKSSEYLLQQLVPALQEKCNVFVLDTFVEDLSQLFNRAKIYLYDSAEYWAREGVSEGFGLQPMEAAACGCQVFSSVNGGLSDYLDPGFNCHNIAGYSCEFDVQRILSALSAPKSLSLSEQVLAEYRTDNILRRLQTVLLEVNTLFDHQEKYASNIQPLTSGRIVQLRSQKLWQKLRAKLGS, from the coding sequence ATGAGAAAGCTATATTTCCTGCTGCCCGGAACGACCGGCAAGTTTGCTTGCGGTGGCTTGTTCGCAGAGCTGAATGCGCTGGCGCTGGCGCAGCAGGTCTGCTCAGCAGAGGTGGTCACCTATCGACAGCGAGAGCCTAAGACTCCGTTCCTTGATGACGTTCTGCAAGCACCGGATGACGTGATCTTTGTGTTGAGTTGGGGCTTCGATGTACCGAAGCTAGCAAAACGGTTGAAGGCGCATCACACTCTCTACCACGCCCACAGCTCTGGATACGGCTTTCGGCTACCCGCCAGCGTTCCGATCATTACTGTCAGCCGCAACACAATGGGCTATTGGGGGCAGTGGGCACCGCACTCTTTGATCTACTATTTGCCTAACCAAATCTCGGATCGGTTCTGCAACTTAGAGCAGCCCCGAGATATCGATGTATTGGTGCAGGCCCGCAAGTCTTCTGAATATCTGCTGCAGCAACTGGTCCCGGCCCTGCAGGAAAAGTGTAATGTGTTTGTTCTAGATACCTTTGTCGAAGATCTCTCACAGCTTTTCAACCGGGCGAAGATCTATCTCTATGACTCTGCTGAATATTGGGCTAGAGAAGGTGTCAGCGAGGGGTTTGGCCTACAGCCGATGGAAGCCGCTGCCTGTGGCTGTCAGGTGTTTTCTAGCGTCAATGGGGGGCTGTCGGATTATCTAGATCCAGGGTTCAACTGCCACAACATTGCTGGGTATTCTTGTGAGTTTGACGTGCAGCGAATTTTAAGTGCACTTTCAGCACCGAAATCGCTCAGCCTTTCTGAACAGGTGCTCGCAGAATATCGTACCGATAATATACTTCGTCGCTTGCAGACGGTTCTCCTAGAAGTGAATACCTTGTTTGATCACCAAGAGAAATATGCCTCCAACATTCAGCCCTTAACCTCGGGACGAATTGTTCAGCTACGAAGCCAGAAGCTCTGGCAAAAGCTCCGAGCTAAGCTAGGCAGCTAA
- a CDS encoding pyridoxal phosphate-dependent aminotransferase: MTAFTSRMEQVQAPIIPVIGELIRQHPGTISLGQGVVSYGPPTQAIMRISDCLQDPENHKYKAVQGIAPLLEIIAHKLQTENKIAVDAHAQVVVTAGSNMGFMNALLAITQPGDEIILQTPYYFNHEMAIATASCKAICIPTDDHYQLRLSAIEAAITDRTRAIVTISPNNPTGAVYPPEDLAAVNRLCRDRNLYHISDEAYEYFTYGQAQHVSPATFDLAGKHTISLFSLSKAYGFAGWRIGYMVIPAHLMTAVKKIQDTILICPPVVSQYAALGALEAGRDYCQDHLNQIALVHQQALSTLDSVHDLCSIPQPDGAFYVFLKVNTELNAMALVERLIKEHGVAVIPGDTFGTEKGCYLRVAYGALDKDQVAEGMGRLTKGLRVVL, encoded by the coding sequence ATGACTGCTTTTACCTCTCGCATGGAGCAAGTTCAGGCCCCGATTATTCCGGTGATAGGGGAATTGATTCGACAGCATCCTGGCACGATTTCGCTGGGACAGGGCGTTGTCTCCTATGGACCACCAACTCAGGCCATTATGCGGATTTCTGACTGCCTTCAAGATCCTGAGAACCACAAGTACAAGGCTGTTCAAGGTATTGCACCCTTATTAGAAATCATTGCTCACAAGCTGCAAACTGAGAACAAAATTGCAGTGGATGCTCACGCGCAGGTCGTGGTCACGGCGGGCAGCAATATGGGGTTCATGAATGCGCTGCTGGCGATTACACAGCCCGGTGACGAGATTATCTTGCAGACGCCCTATTACTTCAATCATGAGATGGCGATCGCAACTGCAAGCTGCAAAGCGATATGCATCCCCACCGATGACCATTATCAGCTCAGGCTTTCAGCGATTGAGGCTGCGATAACAGATCGCACCCGCGCCATCGTCACGATTTCGCCGAATAATCCTACCGGGGCCGTTTATCCACCCGAAGATTTGGCGGCAGTCAATCGGCTGTGCAGAGATCGCAACCTCTATCACATCAGCGATGAAGCCTACGAGTACTTCACCTACGGTCAGGCACAGCACGTCTCACCCGCCACCTTTGATCTGGCAGGGAAGCACACCATTTCTTTGTTCAGCCTCTCCAAAGCCTATGGGTTTGCAGGCTGGCGCATCGGCTACATGGTGATTCCAGCGCACCTGATGACGGCAGTGAAAAAGATTCAAGACACGATCTTGATTTGTCCGCCCGTGGTCTCTCAGTACGCGGCGCTAGGAGCGCTGGAGGCGGGTCGAGACTATTGCCAAGACCACCTGAATCAAATTGCACTGGTCCATCAGCAAGCCCTAAGCACTCTAGATTCAGTCCACGATCTTTGTTCAATTCCCCAACCTGACGGAGCCTTTTACGTTTTTCTCAAAGTGAACACGGAGCTAAACGCGATGGCCCTTGTGGAACGGCTGATTAAAGAACACGGTGTCGCTGTTATTCCTGGCGATACGTTTGGCACAGAGAAAGGGTGTTATTTGCGGGTGGCCTACGGTGCTTTAGATAAAGATCAGGTTGCTGAAGGGATGGGGCGTTTGACGAAGGGACTTCGGGTAGTTCTCTAG
- a CDS encoding nucleotidyltransferase domain-containing protein: protein MNAVDPRLVNVVAQQPYPLLFVTVSGAHLYGFPSADSDYDLRGIHQLPLTELVGLRRGKETIEVSNIQQGLEIDLVTHEAKKFFSLLLKRNGYVLEQLYSPLVVHQTGPEYNELKDIAKHCITRNHSYHYLGFAKTQWRLFEKSSPKRVKTLLYVYRVLLTGINLMHSGVIEANLVTLNEKFQLPYVPDLINAKITGTEKNTLDVSDVEFHEREYMRLYQTLEAASQASHLPDEPSAKPDLHDLLIRLRLQG, encoded by the coding sequence ATGAATGCAGTAGATCCCCGACTGGTTAATGTTGTTGCTCAACAACCCTACCCACTCCTGTTTGTAACGGTGAGTGGTGCACATCTCTATGGATTTCCTTCGGCTGATTCTGACTACGATCTTAGAGGAATCCACCAACTTCCCTTGACTGAGCTAGTCGGTTTAAGAAGGGGAAAAGAAACGATAGAAGTTTCCAATATTCAGCAAGGGCTAGAGATTGATTTAGTGACGCATGAGGCTAAAAAGTTTTTCAGTCTGCTGTTAAAACGCAATGGCTATGTACTAGAGCAGCTCTATTCTCCACTCGTTGTTCACCAAACAGGGCCAGAATATAACGAACTAAAAGATATTGCCAAGCACTGCATCACGCGTAATCACAGCTATCACTACTTGGGTTTTGCAAAAACACAATGGCGACTCTTTGAAAAAAGCAGCCCAAAACGGGTCAAGACTCTGCTGTATGTCTATCGAGTTTTACTAACCGGCATCAACCTGATGCACAGTGGCGTCATCGAAGCGAATCTTGTCACTTTAAATGAAAAATTTCAGCTTCCTTACGTACCCGATCTGATTAATGCCAAGATCACAGGGACAGAGAAGAACACGCTGGATGTCTCCGATGTTGAATTCCATGAGCGAGAGTACATGAGGCTGTATCAAACACTTGAAGCCGCAAGCCAGGCAAGTCATTTGCCTGATGAACCCTCAGCAAAACCCGACCTGCATGATTTATTAATTAGGTTGCGATTACAGGGCTAA
- a CDS encoding VOC family protein, with protein sequence MAAHFKHVMLMVKDIPATVKFYSEGLGLQVKMASPGWAELDADGTTIALHAAGETSAGADSPILSFHVDDVHNSIATLESMGAQLEGRVREPSFGKVAAMRSPDGHLLSLLQPNPVPAGSAAH encoded by the coding sequence ATGGCTGCTCACTTTAAGCACGTAATGCTGATGGTGAAAGATATTCCCGCCACGGTGAAGTTTTACTCAGAGGGTCTGGGTCTGCAGGTGAAGATGGCAAGTCCGGGTTGGGCTGAGCTAGATGCTGATGGCACAACGATTGCGCTCCATGCTGCGGGCGAGACCAGCGCAGGGGCAGATTCGCCTATTCTCAGCTTTCATGTCGATGATGTACATAATTCCATTGCCACTCTAGAATCGATGGGTGCTCAGCTAGAGGGCCGGGTCCGCGAACCTTCTTTCGGTAAGGTGGCTGCAATGCGCTCTCCTGATGGACATCTGCTAAGTTTGCTGCAGCCTAATCCTGTACCAGCAGGAAGTGCTGCTCACTAG